In the genome of Pseudorasbora parva isolate DD20220531a chromosome 10, ASM2467924v1, whole genome shotgun sequence, one region contains:
- the sstr1a gene encoding somatostatin receptor type 1 produces MLLNDTLKNLEDGLYLLNSSSNETHNGDSQGSSAIFISFIYSVVCLVGLCGNSMVIYVIFRYAKMKTATNIYILNLAIADELLMLSVPFLVTSSLLHHWPFGSLLCRLVLSVDAINMFTSIYCLTVLSIDRYISVVHPIKAARYRRPTIAKMVNLGVWMFSILVILPIIIFSTTAPNSDGSVACNMQMPEPERQWMAVFVIYAFLMGFLFPVIAICMCYILIIVKMRVVALKAGWQQRKKSERKITLMVMMVVTVFVICWMPFHIVQLVSVFVQQHNATLSQLAVILGYANSCANPILYGFLSDNFRRSFQRILCLRWWENATEEPIDYYATALKSRGYSVDDFQQDNLESDSTYRNGTCTSRTTTM; encoded by the coding sequence ATGCTGCTCAACGACACCTTAAAGAACCTGGAGGATGGTTTATATCTGCTAAACTCCTCCAGCAACGAGACGCATAACGGGGATTCTCAGGGCAGCAGTGCGATCTTCATCTCCTTCATCTATTCCGTGGTGTGTCTGGTGGGACTCTGTGGGAACTCGATGGTGATCTATGTGATCTTCAGGTATGCAAAGATGAAAACTGCGACGAACATCTACATTTTGAACTTGGCTATCGCGGATGAGTTACTCATGTTGAGTGTGCCCTTCTTAGTCACCTCTTCTTTACTTCATCACTGGCCCTTTGGCTCGCTCCTGTGTCGTTTGGTTTTAAGTGTTGATGCCATTAACATGTTCACCAGCATCTACTGTCTCACCGTGTTGAGTATTGATCGCTACATCTCCGTGGTGCATCCCATCAAAGCCGCCCGGTACCGGAGACCCACCATCGCCAAAATGGTCAACTTAGGGGTCTGGATGTTCTCCATCCTGGTCATCTTACCCATCATCATCTTCTCCACCACTGCGCCCAACTCTGACGGATCGGTGGCTTGCAACATGCAGATGCCTGAGCCCGAGCGTCAGTGGATggctgtgtttgtgatataCGCCTTTCTGATGGGCTTTCTCTTCCCTGTCATTGCCATATGCATGTGCTACATCCTCATCATAGTGAAGATGCGGGTGGTCGCGTTGAAAGCGGGCTGGCAGCAGCGCAAAAAGTCCGAGAGGAAGATCACgctgatggtgatgatggtggtgacaGTGTTTGTGATCTGCTGGATGCCTTTTCACATCGTGCAGCTGGTGAGCGTGTTCGTCCAGCAGCACAATGCCACTCTCAGTCAGCTGGCTGTGATTTTGGGATATGCCAACAGCTGTGCCAACCCGATCCTGTACGGATTCCTGTCGGACAACTTCAGACGCTCCTTCCAGAGGATTTTATGCCTCCGATGGTGGGAAAACGCCACGGAGGAGCCCATAGATTACTATGCCACAGCTCTGAAGAGTCGAGGATACAGTGTGGATGACTTTCAGCAGGACAATCTGGAATCGGACAGCACGTACAGGAATGGCACCTGCACATCCAGAACTACAACTATGTAG
- the clec14a gene encoding C-type lectin domain family 14 member A has product MEFWTGLYLMSFLNMACCLPKSSYTVHFNKLSFENAQKKCLPGGFLTDILNKKEMEKILKTIWDKNDKTATSFWIGLKKNKGVCVKKSLPLKGFYWTANNSTHSEVNVWKTNPSDTCTEARCGLLSVEYSHSGATSSGFVDATCRQEHTFICKRNVAMVCPRPNILGIHDIIYSNDPYTCKVVCSSGASFNLTCSKDLVWTVDGNENISDISQICLECKEGYRRDASGNCACSDKNEDVCDGLEPSTTDDYSNDNRGKSLLNQPTSLPDDVSTNETGVHIEEKAGDISNIIVPVIIALLIFIVLLVIIAAIVKGCLRRRSAKLAPRKTATVALNGSSVMEKANEKEET; this is encoded by the coding sequence ATGGAATTCTGGACGGGATTATATCTTATGAGCTTTCTGAACATGGCATGTTGCTTGCCTAAATCATCCTACACTGTTCATTTTAACAAACTCTCATTCGAAAATGCTCAGAAAAAATGCCTACCTGGAGGTTTCCTGACCGACATTCTGAATAAAAAGGAAATGGAAAAGATTCTGAAAACAATCTGGGACAAGAATGACAAAACTGCCACGTCTTTCTGGATTGGACTAAAGAAGAATAAAGGTGTAtgtgttaaaaaaagtttgCCTCTTAAAGGATTCTACTGGACGGCAAACAACAGCACTCATTCTGAAGTTAATGTGTGGAAGACAAACCCTTCAGATACCTGCACAGAGGCTCGCTGTGGGCTGCTTTCAGTGGAATATAGTCACTCTGGTGCAACAAGCAGCGGGTTTGTGGATGCCACCTGCAGACAGGAACATACTTTCATTTGTAAACGAAACGTCGCGATGGTGTGCCCTCGACCAAATATACTTGGCATACATGACATAATCTACTCAAATGATCCGTACACGTGTAAGGTTGTTTGCAGTTCTGGTGCCAGTTTCAATTTGACATGCTCTAAAGATCTAGTTTGGACCGTGGACGGCAACGAAAATATATCGGATATATCGCAAATCTGCCTGGAGTGCAAAGAAGGCTACAGGAGGGATGCGTCCGGAAACTGTGCATGTTCGGACAAAAACGAGGATGTTTGTGATGGATTGGAGCCGTCCACCACTGATGATTATTCAAACGATAACAGGGGGAAATCTCTGCTAAATCAACCTACGTCTCTGCCTGATGATGTCAGCACGAATGAGACAGGTGTACACATTGAGGAGAAAGCTGGAGACATTTCAAATATCATAGTACCTGTGATAATAGCTCTGCTGATTTTCATCGTGCTGCTGGTGATCATAGCGGCCATCGTGAAAGGCTGCCTCAGGAGGAGGTCCGCAAAACTGGCCCCGAGGAAGACAGCGACTGTGGCTCTGAATGGATCCAGCGTCATGGAGAAGGCGAATGAAAAAGAGGAAACTTAA